The Paenibacillus sp. MBLB1832 genome has a window encoding:
- a CDS encoding DeoR/GlpR family DNA-binding transcription regulator — protein sequence MSLTYEDRRMTILNQLDVEGKVQVHHLSELLNVSTETVRRDLDRLEKEGKLRKVYGGAVRMRMELVEPPFQSRVQMMKPEKMAIGKLAASLVQDGETIMLDNGTTTIEMIPFLKDKTNVTLITNSITILNLAMETFRGRLIFTGGEVNQECRAVTGSLADQMLDQFKVNKAFISAGGISLTDGLTDFHLAEAVIARKMMQRAEEVILVADHSKFGLSTFARVANLKDISMLVTDSGCPKEWIDKVKALGIEVRISE from the coding sequence ATGTCACTAACCTATGAAGATCGCAGGATGACAATCCTGAATCAGCTGGATGTGGAGGGCAAAGTCCAAGTCCATCATCTGTCTGAGCTTTTGAACGTATCGACGGAGACGGTGCGGCGGGATCTGGATCGCCTGGAGAAGGAAGGCAAGCTTCGGAAAGTATACGGCGGCGCAGTTCGAATGCGTATGGAGCTGGTGGAGCCCCCTTTTCAAAGTCGCGTGCAAATGATGAAGCCTGAGAAAATGGCAATTGGCAAGCTGGCAGCGTCACTCGTACAAGATGGTGAGACGATTATGTTGGATAATGGGACAACGACGATCGAAATGATTCCCTTTTTAAAAGATAAAACGAATGTGACCCTCATTACGAACTCCATCACGATTCTGAATTTGGCGATGGAAACGTTCCGTGGGAGACTTATTTTCACAGGCGGGGAAGTCAACCAAGAATGCCGTGCGGTGACTGGCTCTCTCGCAGATCAAATGCTCGATCAGTTTAAAGTGAACAAAGCCTTCATATCCGCGGGCGGCATTTCCTTAACGGATGGACTGACAGATTTCCATCTGGCAGAAGCTGTCATTGCACGTAAAATGATGCAGCGAGCAGAAGAAGTTATTCTGGTAGCGGATCATAGCAAATTCGGTTTATCGACGTTTGCACGTGTTGCTAATCTGAAGGACATTTCTATGCTAGTTACGGACTCAGGATGTCCGAAGGAATGGATCGACAAAGTGAAAGCGTTAGGCATTGAGGTGCGTATCAGCGAATAG
- a CDS encoding metallophosphoesterase family protein has product MPHSLVFREDRTFTIAQFTDLHWKDGGALDQMTGQLMADILDAERPDLVVFTGDVIYTGDVAPGEPICDDPLQALQGAVAATEARGIPWAVVFGNHDTETLITRDELMTAVLTYPHTLAQRGPEDINGTGNYRLTIYDGDGQNKVNLYFLDSGAYSPLPHIGGYDWIRSDQIDWYRKESLATRADSGDQPLPALAFFHIPLPEYQLMWDTKTCYGSYFENAVYSANVNSGMFTAMLEMGDVIGTFVGHDHINDFWGELHGIRLCYGRATGYNTYGKEGFPRGARMIRLRQDERSFETWLRLADGSVLHEQPEHLAGTAKSE; this is encoded by the coding sequence ATGCCACACTCACTTGTTTTCCGAGAAGATCGCACCTTCACCATTGCCCAGTTTACTGATTTACATTGGAAAGACGGAGGCGCCCTCGACCAAATGACGGGTCAACTCATGGCCGACATTCTGGATGCTGAGCGGCCCGACCTGGTCGTCTTTACAGGCGACGTCATCTATACTGGCGATGTTGCGCCAGGGGAGCCCATTTGTGACGATCCCTTGCAAGCCTTGCAAGGTGCTGTGGCAGCGACCGAAGCTCGGGGGATACCTTGGGCCGTGGTGTTCGGCAATCACGATACCGAGACGTTGATAACACGAGATGAGCTGATGACGGCTGTCTTAACCTATCCGCATACCCTAGCCCAGCGCGGCCCCGAGGACATTAACGGTACTGGTAATTATCGGCTTACAATATATGATGGGGATGGACAGAACAAGGTCAATTTGTACTTCCTTGATTCTGGTGCTTATTCACCGCTTCCGCATATTGGGGGCTATGATTGGATTCGCAGTGATCAAATCGATTGGTACCGCAAGGAGTCGCTGGCGACCCGCGCTGATTCTGGCGATCAACCGTTGCCCGCGCTCGCTTTCTTCCATATTCCACTGCCCGAATATCAGTTGATGTGGGACACGAAAACTTGCTATGGCAGCTACTTCGAAAATGCTGTTTATAGTGCAAATGTTAACTCCGGGATGTTCACTGCCATGCTAGAAATGGGCGATGTCATCGGTACGTTCGTCGGTCATGACCATATCAACGACTTCTGGGGCGAGCTTCATGGCATACGCCTTTGTTACGGAAGAGCAACAGGCTACAACACCTACGGCAAAGAAGGCTTTCCTCGAGGGGCGAGAATGATCCGACTCCGACAGGATGAGCGCTCCTTCGAGACTTGGCTGCGGCTTGCGGATGGCAGTGTATTGCATGAGCAGCCCGAACATCTGGCTGGCACTGCGAAAAGCGAGTAA
- a CDS encoding EamA family transporter — MVLVATILVLASGLTHAIWSLFTKRSHNKSAFLWSIIMVTTIILLPYLIRELWTHPLSFSAYGLLLVSACMQVIYAFLLAHTYNMGDLSQIYPIMRGTNTLFIPILGVLFLGEKLSLWGWLGLLGMIIGFISLSGIFTGRQSSQGLSRWETIKPFLMALCVGVCTTCYVLVDKLNLGNISAISLLEVTNIGFVAGLTPLVIKSKQLRKEWQLNSRIIWLGAILNPLSYLLFLMALTYAPVAHISPLREIGTVFATILGIVVLKEKQGQLRILCSALILLGILMISFLG; from the coding sequence TTGGTACTCGTAGCAACCATACTCGTTTTAGCCTCGGGACTCACACATGCCATTTGGAGTTTGTTCACCAAGCGAAGCCATAACAAAAGCGCCTTCCTCTGGTCCATCATCATGGTGACGACAATTATTCTTTTACCTTATTTAATCCGAGAATTATGGACTCATCCCTTATCCTTTTCTGCTTATGGCTTATTGCTGGTATCCGCATGCATGCAAGTGATTTACGCTTTCTTGCTGGCACACACCTACAATATGGGTGACCTCTCGCAGATCTACCCGATCATGCGAGGCACCAACACCTTATTTATCCCGATACTCGGTGTCTTGTTCCTTGGCGAAAAGCTATCCCTCTGGGGATGGCTAGGTCTGCTAGGCATGATCATCGGCTTCATTTCGCTTAGCGGGATTTTTACAGGACGGCAGAGTAGTCAAGGATTAAGCCGCTGGGAAACGATTAAGCCATTCCTCATGGCCTTATGTGTCGGAGTCTGTACAACGTGCTACGTACTCGTTGATAAGCTGAACCTCGGCAACATTTCGGCAATCTCCCTACTTGAAGTGACGAATATCGGGTTCGTCGCGGGACTGACTCCGCTCGTGATCAAGTCAAAGCAGCTGCGCAAGGAGTGGCAACTCAACAGCCGCATCATCTGGCTCGGAGCGATCCTCAATCCGCTATCCTATTTGCTGTTCCTGATGGCGCTGACCTACGCCCCCGTAGCCCACATCTCACCGCTCCGTGAAATCGGCACCGTGTTCGCCACGATTTTGGGCATCGTTGTGTTGAAAGAGAAGCAGGGACAGCTGCGAATTCTCTGCTCGGCGCTCATCCTGCTGGGCATCTTGATGATTAGCTTTTTGGGGTAG
- a CDS encoding S-layer homology domain-containing protein: MSLLNRGFNTKPQVRKKIASLLVFCLLFFSVSMVIPGSVARVSAAATTNMLNKSIVDWVMEEQTGYIYAITNDTNELLFIRTSDLQVEKQFAIGSSPSGIAMDNGKLYIPLSGATQIKVVDVASQAITSTLTTGGSRSPYRVAVDGNKLYYVVKDNSDFVYDINLTTNVETQVDVYPKVYYKPDLAVDKSTHTLYVGESGLSGSKLAAYNTATDTLVPNNQSTYYGGYGFSYAGRKVIQDGNDVFFAGHKFDKTNLKIIHGDFKDGPYENKIFYVKDNYAFSDTAVYDRNNFTKITNLPYQTERILMDGSNNTYLFNTTTKAIEKLNLNLTPTNTVTQTTYVDNKLGFNLPVTDMVYSQDTGLLYAVSQDANKLLYINPATLSIEHEMFIGSKPTDIDLYDGKLYIALYGSTKIAVTDSVYSGNISNLIVDETPYHIALSPNNIYFLPEFPGSGNRELHTYDRTTTASSKVVFSDQINTSFYQGDLIYSPELNKIYIGESQSSPSQLSLVGLDPSNVGKYRTFGISAGYSPSSRPLVKDGNEIFFAGKNLDASNLTTVNASYPEQVLMAKNQYVISKTAVYDRINGNKIFNLPFTIDHVTISDDGSVLLYSQAKNGLFRYSSVDEIKIPREIAKTVSFRDTNGTSGQIQGNVAWTVPDDQSYITSYTAYYLDAQGNKLGMIGELAKGSINSIAIANTSIPANAKQIGIFSKNAYAESSKFKASPIYDSPNFLATNVTFTDNQPSAGLYNGTFMWSPGVDESGITGYAAYFIDANIQPIGNAFAMINAGTVNYAVYNVQTVPSNAVYVGVVPLDQAQQELNKVTLINLWDNISSLPVTITNSVYLPAPVTISFQNTETAQDKIGGKLSWTAAADQTQITGYKVYFLNADNQKVGSLALVKKAIGSVYQINIATGTSLPVGAVKLAVTAVNASGESSNLSILEKITAASPIGIPVHMVTVSGDVSATVGNNYQYTATVTPDNATNKAITWSVVNLTGRATISSTGLLNAISAGAVRVTATSVESPDTWYSITVNISNPVSGPLTPEPKPEPKPEPKPEPKPEPKPEPTPEKPVFNPEIVNVEVVKQKIIEAIANAPVVVFQDVQPTDWSANAIQVAAQIGIVTGYTDGSFHSGAQVTRAEFATMLVKALGIDSKDSASFGDSKGHWAETAINALKSNGIISGYEDGTFKPDNDISRAEMVAILAKVMNLSPANNGRKFSDIGGNWAEDAINQLAVAGIVGGNGDGKFDPNAAASRAESVMMILRLLKVNLGLDINV, translated from the coding sequence ATGAGTTTATTAAACAGAGGATTCAACACGAAGCCGCAAGTGAGAAAGAAAATTGCATCTCTGCTCGTATTTTGTTTATTATTTTTCTCCGTAAGTATGGTGATTCCAGGATCGGTAGCCCGAGTATCGGCAGCTGCAACAACGAACATGCTTAATAAGAGTATTGTGGACTGGGTAATGGAGGAACAAACTGGTTATATTTATGCGATAACAAACGATACAAACGAATTGCTGTTTATCCGGACAAGTGATCTGCAAGTCGAGAAGCAATTTGCTATTGGATCAAGTCCGTCTGGGATTGCAATGGATAATGGCAAGCTTTATATTCCACTCTCTGGGGCAACGCAAATTAAGGTAGTAGACGTTGCTTCTCAAGCAATTACTTCTACCCTTACTACCGGTGGCAGCCGTTCGCCTTATCGAGTGGCGGTTGATGGGAATAAGCTTTACTATGTTGTAAAGGATAATTCTGATTTTGTTTACGATATTAATTTAACGACTAATGTTGAGACACAAGTAGATGTGTATCCAAAAGTATATTACAAGCCCGACCTTGCTGTAGATAAATCGACACATACTTTATACGTAGGTGAGAGCGGTTTATCTGGTTCAAAACTAGCAGCATATAACACAGCGACAGATACTTTAGTACCTAACAACCAATCTACCTATTACGGCGGATATGGATTCTCCTATGCAGGACGTAAAGTAATCCAAGACGGCAATGATGTATTCTTTGCAGGACACAAATTCGATAAAACCAATTTGAAAATCATCCACGGCGATTTTAAAGACGGTCCCTATGAGAATAAGATTTTTTATGTAAAAGATAATTATGCATTTTCCGATACCGCAGTTTACGATCGCAATAATTTCACAAAAATTACTAACCTTCCCTATCAAACTGAACGTATATTGATGGATGGTTCCAATAATACATACTTATTCAATACGACAACAAAGGCTATTGAAAAACTAAACCTCAATTTAACTCCAACAAACACGGTAACACAAACAACATATGTGGATAATAAACTTGGCTTCAATTTGCCTGTAACTGACATGGTTTACAGTCAAGACACGGGATTATTGTATGCTGTATCGCAAGATGCCAATAAGCTGCTTTATATTAATCCTGCGACTCTATCCATTGAGCATGAGATGTTTATAGGGTCCAAGCCGACTGATATAGACCTTTATGACGGCAAACTTTACATTGCATTGTACGGAAGCACCAAAATCGCAGTCACAGATTCTGTTTATAGCGGAAACATTTCCAATCTTATTGTAGATGAAACTCCGTATCATATTGCATTAAGCCCTAATAATATTTACTTCTTGCCGGAATTCCCGGGAAGCGGCAACAGAGAGCTTCACACATATGATCGAACAACAACGGCATCAAGTAAAGTTGTGTTTAGCGACCAAATCAACACATCCTTTTATCAGGGTGATCTGATATACAGTCCAGAACTGAACAAAATTTACATCGGAGAGTCTCAGTCATCCCCATCACAACTATCACTCGTAGGATTGGATCCGAGCAATGTAGGAAAATATAGAACTTTTGGTATTTCAGCAGGGTATTCCCCTTCCTCCAGACCTTTAGTCAAGGATGGGAATGAGATCTTCTTTGCAGGGAAAAACCTTGATGCGAGTAATTTGACTACGGTGAATGCTTCCTATCCTGAGCAAGTTCTTATGGCTAAAAATCAATATGTTATCTCCAAAACAGCAGTCTATGATCGGATAAATGGGAATAAGATTTTCAATCTTCCCTTCACAATAGATCACGTAACTATTAGTGACGACGGCAGCGTCCTGCTCTACAGTCAAGCGAAAAATGGATTATTCCGATACTCCAGCGTAGATGAAATTAAAATTCCAAGAGAAATAGCCAAAACCGTAAGCTTCAGGGATACCAATGGTACGTCTGGTCAAATTCAAGGTAATGTTGCTTGGACAGTTCCAGATGATCAATCTTATATCACTAGCTATACCGCTTATTATTTAGATGCGCAAGGCAATAAACTTGGTATGATCGGTGAATTGGCCAAAGGTTCCATAAACTCTATTGCGATTGCAAATACCTCAATACCAGCCAATGCCAAGCAGATCGGTATCTTTTCCAAGAATGCTTATGCTGAAAGCAGCAAGTTTAAGGCTTCGCCTATTTATGATTCGCCTAATTTCTTAGCTACCAATGTAACCTTTACAGATAACCAACCTTCTGCCGGTTTATATAATGGCACGTTTATGTGGTCACCTGGCGTTGATGAATCTGGCATTACCGGTTATGCAGCGTACTTCATTGATGCGAACATTCAACCTATAGGTAACGCGTTTGCGATGATTAATGCTGGGACAGTCAATTATGCTGTATATAATGTTCAAACCGTTCCAAGCAACGCCGTTTATGTAGGAGTTGTTCCGTTAGATCAAGCCCAACAAGAATTAAATAAAGTTACATTAATCAATTTGTGGGATAATATTTCTTCACTTCCTGTCACGATTACTAATTCCGTCTATTTACCTGCGCCAGTTACAATTTCTTTTCAGAATACTGAAACAGCGCAAGACAAAATCGGAGGAAAACTCTCATGGACAGCAGCCGCCGATCAAACTCAAATCACAGGCTACAAGGTCTATTTCTTGAATGCCGATAATCAAAAGGTAGGAAGTTTAGCACTAGTCAAGAAGGCAATTGGAAGTGTTTATCAGATAAACATTGCTACTGGAACTTCACTTCCAGTAGGAGCTGTAAAACTTGCCGTTACTGCAGTAAATGCATCAGGTGAGAGCAGCAATCTATCCATTCTTGAAAAGATTACTGCTGCGTCACCAATTGGTATCCCAGTACATATGGTGACCGTCTCTGGAGATGTATCCGCAACTGTTGGGAACAACTATCAGTACACCGCTACAGTAACTCCTGACAATGCAACAAACAAAGCTATAACATGGTCAGTAGTTAATTTAACTGGCAGAGCTACTATCAGTTCAACAGGTTTGTTGAATGCGATAAGTGCAGGTGCAGTAAGAGTAACCGCGACATCTGTAGAGAGTCCTGATACATGGTATTCGATAACTGTGAATATAAGCAATCCAGTTTCGGGCCCACTAACACCAGAGCCTAAGCCAGAACCTAAGCCAGAACCTAAGCCAGAACCTAAGCCAGAACCTAAGCCTGAGCCTACGCCAGAAAAACCTGTATTTAATCCAGAAATCGTTAATGTTGAAGTTGTTAAGCAAAAGATCATTGAAGCTATTGCAAATGCTCCAGTTGTGGTATTCCAAGACGTGCAGCCAACTGATTGGAGTGCAAACGCTATCCAAGTAGCAGCACAAATTGGTATCGTTACTGGTTATACGGATGGTTCGTTCCATAGCGGTGCTCAAGTAACAAGGGCAGAATTTGCAACAATGCTAGTTAAAGCTCTTGGAATCGATTCTAAGGACTCTGCATCTTTCGGAGACTCCAAAGGTCACTGGGCTGAAACAGCAATTAATGCCTTGAAGTCTAACGGTATTATTAGTGGCTATGAAGATGGTACATTTAAGCCAGACAATGATATTTCCCGCGCTGAGATGGTTGCCATCCTAGCAAAAGTAATGAACTTGAGTCCTGCAAACAACGGTCGAAAATTCTCCGATATAGGCGGAAATTGGGCGGAGGATGCTATCAATCAGCTGGCGGTAGCGGGTATTGTTGGTGGCAACGGAGACGGTAAATTTGATCCTAACGCTGCTGCTTCCAGAGCTGAGTCAGTAATGATGATTCTCCGTTTGTTGAAGGTCAATCTTGGTCTTGATATTAACGTATAA
- a CDS encoding DUF962 domain-containing protein, with protein MKDQIRRDLNFYMKAHQNRYNQTLHYFAFLFAFLGWIFLFNNIWVTLGLGILHYVFSWVGHFYFEGNKPASFRYPLVGFYIGFMWFFIRTFEMITGKEIIKKYLDERS; from the coding sequence TTGAAAGATCAAATTAGAAGAGATTTGAATTTCTATATGAAAGCCCATCAGAACCGATATAATCAGACTCTGCATTACTTTGCTTTTTTGTTTGCCTTTCTTGGTTGGATATTTTTATTTAATAATATTTGGGTGACGCTGGGCCTTGGGATTCTGCACTATGTGTTTTCCTGGGTAGGTCATTTCTATTTTGAAGGGAATAAGCCGGCATCTTTTCGGTATCCACTTGTCGGTTTTTATATCGGGTTTATGTGGTTTTTTATTAGGACCTTTGAAATGATTACGGGGAAAGAGATCATAAAGAAATATTTGGATGAACGTTCGTAA
- a CDS encoding GNAT family N-acetyltransferase, with product MPRLMGDRIILREYSKEDLKYMRQWCNDPEIVDHLSDIFLYPHTVHGTEQYLNAILEGKTEQKGFVIAHKDTEEYIGQIDLFRIDWKNRSAELGIVIGMKEYLGQGFGTEAIKLLQDFVFNRLNLNRLQLEVHDFNERAYRCYLKCGFKEEGRLREKTFIHGRYSDTIYMSILKREFEGSI from the coding sequence ATGCCGCGACTTATGGGTGATCGGATTATTTTAAGAGAGTACAGCAAGGAAGACTTAAAGTATATGAGACAATGGTGCAATGATCCTGAGATTGTTGATCATTTATCGGACATTTTTCTGTATCCGCATACAGTTCATGGAACAGAGCAATATTTAAACGCCATTCTTGAAGGCAAAACGGAGCAGAAGGGCTTTGTGATCGCTCACAAGGATACGGAGGAATACATAGGGCAAATTGATTTATTTCGAATCGACTGGAAAAATAGATCCGCTGAACTTGGCATTGTGATTGGAATGAAAGAGTATCTGGGCCAAGGATTTGGGACGGAAGCGATAAAGTTACTGCAAGATTTTGTCTTTAACAGACTGAATCTAAATCGATTACAACTGGAAGTTCACGATTTTAATGAACGAGCGTATCGATGTTATTTGAAGTGCGGATTTAAAGAGGAAGGCCGATTAAGAGAGAAAACGTTTATTCATGGGCGGTATTCGGATACGATTTATATGAGTATTTTGAAAAGGGAATTTGAGGGATCAATTTGA
- a CDS encoding MDR family MFS transporter, with protein sequence MSTPTQTKPTPASSDGFSMKAIMPPLAAIIVAMIMVILDSTVVNNAIPKLVEYFHTDLKTIQWTVTGYTLALSAVIPLAGWMTDKFGSKQIFMITIALFTIGSVLCGIAQSPEQLILFRVIQGLGGGMVGPIGMTMVFKLAPAERRGSIMGMLGIPMLMAPAFGPVLCGWLVDSVSWHWIFIINLPIGLIALFLGYKFLPKSDRHTAPHLDLIGMFLAPIAFSMLAYGVTEGGTSWSQTSTITGLTIGGIALIIFIFVELTQKQPLLELKAFKSSDFTRSIILTWIVQLALFGAMLIIPLYLQGVMHYTALETGWILMPYALCAGIGMPISGRLFDKIGARPLAFAGLTVVSIILFILSGISVDTPLWVIILCISIMGLSMGFSMMPLNTHVLNSAPRHLMSRVTPLTTAAAQVVVSFAVAGLTGYLTSQITSHTASAGADANPLIAVVAGYGDTFFLSACLTTVGVALTLLLRKPKHQEEVGTPSGSKTEPVMMMEH encoded by the coding sequence ATGTCAACTCCTACACAAACTAAACCGACGCCAGCCAGCAGTGACGGCTTCTCTATGAAAGCCATTATGCCGCCTCTTGCAGCAATTATTGTCGCCATGATTATGGTTATTCTAGACAGCACCGTCGTCAACAATGCCATCCCGAAACTCGTGGAGTACTTCCATACCGATCTGAAAACGATCCAATGGACCGTCACCGGCTATACACTGGCCTTATCCGCCGTTATCCCACTTGCAGGCTGGATGACCGATAAATTCGGATCCAAGCAGATTTTTATGATTACGATTGCCCTGTTCACGATCGGCTCCGTCCTTTGCGGTATCGCGCAATCGCCAGAACAGCTGATCCTTTTCCGCGTCATTCAAGGCTTAGGCGGCGGCATGGTCGGTCCGATTGGGATGACCATGGTATTCAAGCTCGCACCTGCAGAGCGCCGCGGATCCATCATGGGCATGCTCGGCATTCCCATGTTGATGGCGCCTGCGTTCGGTCCAGTGCTATGCGGCTGGCTCGTCGATTCTGTCAGTTGGCACTGGATTTTCATCATCAATTTGCCAATCGGTCTTATTGCCCTTTTTCTCGGGTATAAATTTTTACCGAAATCCGACCGCCATACGGCGCCGCATCTGGACCTTATCGGCATGTTCCTCGCACCGATCGCCTTCTCCATGCTGGCGTATGGTGTAACCGAAGGCGGCACCAGCTGGTCCCAGACTTCGACGATCACAGGACTAACCATCGGTGGCATTGCGCTTATCATTTTCATCTTCGTGGAGCTGACACAGAAGCAGCCGCTGCTGGAGCTAAAAGCATTCAAGTCATCTGATTTTACACGCAGCATCATCTTGACTTGGATCGTACAGCTCGCGCTGTTCGGCGCAATGCTGATCATACCGTTGTACCTGCAAGGCGTCATGCACTATACAGCACTTGAAACCGGCTGGATTCTAATGCCTTACGCGCTATGCGCGGGAATCGGCATGCCGATTAGCGGCCGTTTGTTTGATAAAATCGGTGCGCGTCCGCTCGCCTTCGCCGGTCTGACCGTTGTTTCCATCATCCTGTTCATTTTATCTGGCATATCGGTGGATACCCCGCTGTGGGTGATCATCCTGTGCATCAGCATCATGGGGCTCAGCATGGGCTTCTCTATGATGCCGCTCAACACGCATGTTTTGAACTCTGCCCCGCGCCATCTGATGAGCCGCGTCACACCGCTGACAACAGCAGCCGCGCAGGTCGTCGTCTCGTTCGCAGTCGCGGGCCTGACGGGATATTTAACGTCGCAAATCACCTCGCACACTGCAAGCGCGGGAGCTGACGCAAATCCGTTAATCGCCGTCGTCGCGGGTTACGGAGACACCTTCTTCCTGTCCGCGTGCTTAACGACCGTTGGCGTCGCACTGACGCTACTTCTGCGTAAACCGAAGCATCAGGAAGAGGTTGGAACCCCCAGCGGGAGCAAAACGGAACCCGTGATGATGATGGAGCACTAA
- a CDS encoding YfiT family bacillithiol transferase gives MDLSIYLQDFKEQQNPSFEEIQLWIQEIEKAPRLIKSSVVDLQDEQLDKSYREGGWTIRQIVHHMADSNLNAYWRFKRTLTEESPLIPSYNQNKLAELVDYKEPIDESVQLIEIIYARFLILLRKMEPSDYKRTMNSEYFGVMSLEKALQRYVWHDRHHLAQIELAKVNGC, from the coding sequence ATGGACTTATCCATTTATCTACAAGACTTTAAAGAACAGCAAAATCCAAGCTTTGAAGAGATCCAGCTATGGATTCAGGAGATTGAGAAAGCGCCGCGGTTAATTAAAAGCAGTGTAGTCGATCTTCAAGACGAACAGTTAGATAAGTCATACCGTGAGGGCGGTTGGACGATTAGGCAAATTGTTCATCATATGGCGGATAGTAATCTCAATGCTTACTGGAGATTTAAGCGTACGTTGACAGAGGAAAGTCCGTTAATACCATCGTATAATCAAAATAAATTAGCTGAATTGGTTGATTACAAAGAACCGATTGATGAATCTGTGCAGCTGATCGAAATCATATATGCACGATTTTTGATTTTGCTGCGAAAGATGGAACCAAGCGATTACAAGAGAACGATGAATAGTGAGTACTTCGGCGTGATGAGTTTGGAGAAGGCCCTGCAAAGATATGTGTGGCATGATCGTCATCATTTGGCGCAGATTGAATTAGCGAAAGTGAATGGTTGTTGA
- a CDS encoding SRPBCC family protein yields METNQVRVTVEATVQAPVDRVWAYWTEPAHITKWNQASEDWHAPFAENDLQVGGKFITRMEAKDGSFGFDFGGVYDEVKHHEVIAYTIGDGRKVNITFHSEGNATKIVETFDAETMNPVEMQQAGWQAILDNFKKYAESLNG; encoded by the coding sequence ATGGAAACCAATCAAGTAAGAGTTACGGTAGAAGCAACAGTACAAGCACCCGTTGATCGTGTATGGGCCTATTGGACAGAGCCTGCACATATTACAAAATGGAACCAAGCATCCGAAGATTGGCACGCGCCTTTTGCCGAGAATGATCTCCAAGTTGGCGGGAAATTCATTACGCGCATGGAAGCCAAAGATGGCAGTTTCGGATTCGATTTCGGCGGCGTTTATGATGAAGTGAAGCACCACGAAGTGATTGCTTATACGATTGGCGATGGCCGCAAAGTGAATATTACGTTTCATTCGGAAGGCAACGCAACGAAGATTGTTGAAACATTTGATGCGGAAACGATGAATCCTGTTGAGATGCAGCAAGCTGGTTGGCAGGCGATTTTGGACAATTTTAAAAAGTATGCGGAAAGCTTGAATGGTTAG
- a CDS encoding ABC transporter permease, with translation MSRSVNTLSTPAVNARQGAKTKKSLKAQSKASSIAIFRGFLLPIVVIAVWQLLSGTEVINPRLFPSPLYILETFVSMLASGELLHHLRISVVRASLGFLIGGSSGLLIGLLVGMFRRAEDYLNPTVQMLRTIPLLAITPLFILWFGFGELSKVLLISMGAFFPLYVNTFLGVRNVDIKLFDVARVLEFNRLQQVTKLILPAALPNVLLGIRLSLSVAWLVLVVAELMGADAGVGYLIQDARSFMRTEVVFLGIVIFAAVGKLSDSLVRLLESRLLRWQDSYRG, from the coding sequence ATGAGTCGATCTGTCAATACCCTGTCAACACCTGCAGTTAACGCACGCCAGGGGGCCAAGACTAAAAAATCGCTTAAAGCGCAGTCCAAAGCATCCTCAATTGCGATCTTTAGAGGCTTTCTTTTACCCATAGTTGTTATTGCAGTTTGGCAATTGTTAAGCGGCACGGAGGTGATTAATCCTAGACTATTTCCTTCGCCACTCTATATTCTGGAGACATTCGTATCGATGCTGGCATCTGGCGAATTGCTCCATCATTTGAGAATAAGTGTGGTTCGCGCGTCATTGGGTTTTCTCATCGGTGGATCCAGCGGTCTTCTCATTGGGCTGCTTGTAGGGATGTTTCGTCGTGCAGAGGATTATCTCAATCCTACTGTTCAAATGTTAAGAACCATCCCGCTTTTGGCAATCACACCGCTTTTCATTCTATGGTTCGGCTTTGGTGAGCTGTCTAAGGTTTTGTTAATTTCAATGGGGGCATTCTTTCCCCTTTATGTAAATACATTTCTCGGCGTGAGGAATGTGGATATCAAGCTTTTTGATGTGGCGAGGGTACTCGAATTTAATCGACTTCAGCAGGTGACGAAACTGATTCTGCCTGCGGCATTACCGAATGTGTTGTTGGGGATAAGGCTATCCCTCAGCGTTGCCTGGTTAGTCCTAGTTGTTGCGGAGTTAATGGGAGCTGATGCTGGCGTTGGTTATCTAATTCAAGATGCGCGTTCCTTTATGCGAACAGAGGTAGTGTTTCTCGGAATTGTCATTTTCGCAGCGGTTGGCAAGTTGTCGGATTCCCTTGTTCGTTTGTTGGAAAGTCGTCTTTTACGCTGGCAGGACAGTTATCGCGGATAA